Proteins from a genomic interval of Lolium perenne isolate Kyuss_39 chromosome 1, Kyuss_2.0, whole genome shotgun sequence:
- the LOC127347899 gene encoding glutathione S-transferase 4, with amino-acid sequence MAPAAVKVYGWAMSPFVARALLCLEEAGVEYELVPMSRQAGDHLQPDFLARNPFAQVPVLEDGDLTLFESRAIARHVLRKHKPELLVGDGSGSPEAAAMVDVWLEVEAHQHHAPTAAIMVQCILAPLLGGARDQAVIDENVPKLKKVLEVYEARLSKSRYLAGESVSLADLSHFPMLRYFMDTEYAALVEELPHVKAWWEELKARPAARKVTEFMPVDFGLRKKAEQ; translated from the exons ATGGCgccggcggccgtgaaggtgtaCGGGTGGGCGATGTCGCCATTCGTTGCGCGCGCGCTGCTGTGCCTGGAGGAGGCCGGCGTCGAGTACGAGCTCGTCCCCATGAGCCGCCAGGCCGGCGACCACCTCCAGCCGGACTTCCTCGCCAGGAACCCGTTCGCCCAGGTGCCTGtcctcgaggacggcgacctcACCCTCTTCG AGTCGCGCGCGATCGCGAGGCACGTGCTGCGCAAGCACAAGCCGGAGCTGCTGGTGGGCGACGGCTCGGGCTCaccggaggcggcggccatggtggACGTGTGGCTGGAGGTGGAGGCGCATCAGCACCACGCCCCGACGGCCGCCATCATGGTGCAGTGCATCCTCGCCCCGCTCCTCGGCGGCGCGCGCGATCAGGCCGTCATCGACGAGAACGTCCCCAAGCTGAAGAAGGTGCTGGAGGTGTACGAGGCGCGGCTATCGAAGTCGAGGTACCTCGCCGGGGAATCGGTGAGCCTGGCCGACCTCAGCCACttcccgatgctgcgctacttcaTGGACACGGAGTACGCGGCGCTGGTGGAGGAGCTCCCGCATGTCAAGGCCTGGTGGGAGGAGCTCAAGGCCAGGCCGGCGGCGAGGAAGGTTACCGAGTTCATGCCCGTGGACTTTGGTCTGCGGAAGAAGGCAGAGCAGTGA